The following proteins come from a genomic window of Bartonella apihabitans:
- the cyoB gene encoding cytochrome o ubiquinol oxidase subunit I, with protein sequence MFGRLTDPVAGAFHALTNEPIVLYTCLVVVALAVVILAAITLLGWWGILWRNWITSVDHKRVGIMYIVLAIVMLVRGFADAIMMRTHQAFALGSETAGYLPPDHFDQIFSAHGTIMIFFMATPLLFGILNYVLPLQLGARDVAFPFANNLGFWITCAGAILINISLGIGNFGRGGWLMYPPFSELLNSPDTGVDYYLWSLQLSGIATTMGAVNFVATIVKCRAPGMTMWKMPVFCWCALVSNVLILIIYPPLTVAYALLAGDRYLDMNFFTNTAGGNPMVWINYVWIFGHPEVYVLVVPAFGIISEIVPTFSSKRLFGYTSMVWAVLVILILSIIVWGHHFFTMGGGEAVNTFFGTATMIIAIPTGVKVFNWLFTMYKGRIRFEPPMLWCMGMMFTFVGGGLTGVLLSIVPSDWQFHNSLFLVAHFHHTILGGVVFAYLGALAFWFPKAFGVKPNRALGIASFWCWFIGFYVAFFPIYAVGLMGATRRLQHYVEPSWQPLFMTAAVGAFIILLGILCFVLQVLIAIWYGIKHKGKLPITQNDPWGDARTLEWSISCPPPAYNFATVPVVQADDAYWDMKQRGEHRKTSGFEKIHMPSNTIAGFISGMLMLVLGFSLVWHIWWLAVITFVGFILTILLHSLNGNHAGYYISAEEVQKTEDEFSAVLKAQGVKA encoded by the coding sequence GCCGTCGTTATTCTTGCCGCTATTACGCTGCTTGGCTGGTGGGGAATATTGTGGCGCAATTGGATCACATCTGTTGATCACAAGCGCGTCGGCATTATGTATATTGTCCTCGCAATTGTCATGCTTGTCCGTGGCTTTGCAGATGCTATCATGATGCGTACACACCAAGCGTTCGCGCTTGGATCAGAGACTGCGGGTTATTTACCGCCTGATCACTTTGACCAGATTTTCTCGGCACACGGCACAATCATGATTTTCTTCATGGCAACGCCGCTATTGTTCGGTATTTTGAACTATGTTCTGCCGCTGCAACTCGGTGCTCGCGATGTGGCCTTTCCATTTGCCAACAACCTTGGCTTCTGGATTACATGCGCCGGTGCGATTCTGATCAACATTTCACTTGGTATCGGTAACTTTGGCCGCGGTGGCTGGTTGATGTATCCACCTTTCTCGGAATTGCTGAATAGCCCGGACACAGGTGTTGACTATTATCTGTGGTCACTGCAGCTATCCGGTATTGCGACGACAATGGGTGCTGTCAACTTTGTTGCCACTATCGTCAAATGTCGTGCTCCCGGAATGACAATGTGGAAAATGCCGGTATTCTGCTGGTGCGCATTGGTTTCGAACGTTCTTATCCTTATCATTTATCCGCCGTTAACAGTTGCTTATGCACTGCTCGCCGGTGATCGTTACCTTGATATGAACTTCTTCACCAATACAGCCGGTGGTAACCCGATGGTCTGGATCAACTACGTTTGGATTTTCGGTCACCCGGAAGTTTACGTTCTGGTTGTTCCTGCATTCGGTATTATTTCCGAAATCGTTCCGACATTCTCGTCAAAACGCCTTTTCGGTTACACCTCGATGGTTTGGGCCGTCCTTGTTATCTTGATCCTCTCGATCATCGTTTGGGGACACCACTTCTTCACAATGGGTGGCGGCGAAGCCGTTAATACCTTCTTCGGTACTGCAACCATGATTATTGCTATTCCGACCGGTGTTAAGGTCTTCAACTGGCTCTTCACAATGTATAAAGGACGCATCCGTTTCGAACCTCCGATGTTGTGGTGCATGGGTATGATGTTCACCTTTGTTGGTGGCGGTCTTACCGGTGTTCTGCTTTCGATCGTTCCTTCGGACTGGCAGTTCCACAACTCCTTGTTCCTGGTTGCCCACTTCCACCACACAATTCTTGGTGGTGTTGTGTTCGCTTACCTCGGTGCATTGGCGTTCTGGTTCCCGAAAGCTTTCGGTGTCAAGCCGAACCGCGCATTGGGTATTGCTTCGTTCTGGTGCTGGTTCATCGGCTTCTACGTAGCATTCTTCCCGATCTACGCAGTTGGTTTGATGGGTGCAACACGTCGTTTGCAGCACTATGTCGAACCAAGCTGGCAGCCTTTGTTCATGACAGCAGCTGTTGGTGCGTTTATCATCCTTCTTGGTATCCTGTGCTTTGTTCTGCAGGTATTGATCGCCATCTGGTATGGCATCAAGCATAAAGGCAAATTGCCGATCACACAGAACGATCCGTGGGGCGATGCCCGTACTCTGGAATGGTCAATCTCTTGCCCGCCTCCTGCTTACAACTTTGCTACAGTCCCTGTCGTTCAAGCGGATGATGCCTATTGGGATATGAAACAACGCGGTGAGCATCGTAAGACTTCGGGCTTCGAGAAGATCCATATGCCTTCCAACACGATTGCAGGCTTTATTTCCGGCATGTTGATGTTGGTACTTGGCTTCTCTCTCGTATGGCACATCTGGTGGCTGGCTGTAATTACGTTCGTTGGCTTCATTTTGACCATTCTGCTTCATTCGCTGAATGGAAACCATGCAGGCTATTACATCTCGGCTGAGGAAGTACAGAAGACTGAAGATGAATTCAGCGCTGTTCTTAAAGCACAAGGAGTAAAAGCATGA